TAGAAAAGCTGCGCAAGTTCCTCTCTGCATCAACGCAGCAACACTCTGACTGAGGCCTCTCACCGTGGGATCGATCTCGCGCAGCAACGCCAGGTCCAACAAatacttcttcttctcgccgccttcgACGCTCCCTATACCTTCAACGTGGAGACCCCTGCAGTGCGCAGGAGCAGCGCAAGCGAAACGCGCGGCGTAGGAAATCAAGCGCGGCCCAGGCTCTGAAGCCGCAACTGCACAGGACGCGGAAGGGCAGAACAAGCGAACGCGGAGACCacgagaagacaaaggagaccggaaagaaaagaggagaccgagagagagagagcaagacgaCGGGAAACAGgacgaagcgagacagacagccaaggaaacaagaaggagatcaagagacaggaggtcacggcgaacaagagagaagagagaacacaaCGTAGATCAAGGACCTGCTGGTGTTCGGGACTCGACGCCGGTTCTTTATCTTGTCGTTCCTATCGTTTTCGTTTTACGTTTCTGAGAGATGCGCTGGCGTTCGAAGCGAAGCGAAGCGCAGAACAAAAAGGCTCCAGACCTACTTGCTTCTGAACCGCACCCTTGGCCATTTGAAGGCACCCGCGACGGTAATGAAAAGCTCGGAAGGCGTTTGTCTCCAGCGCACAACGGGTGGAGACTGTGGCGCGctgaaacgaaggaaaaaacagagacaaggagagatTCATCtcggcaaagaagaaaacctcgCAGACGTCCTTGGTCTGAAAGACTCGCGGAACACCGAGGCATCTCCACTCCGTTTGCGGACTTGGGGGAAGCCGCCACACCCCGCAACGACGCGGCTCACGAACGGTTCGCCATTTGCTTTTCAACATACAGAAGGAAATGCAATTCATCCAACTCCATGCACTGCATTTACAAAGGCGGTTCAACAagctgctctcttcttcgtctgcaggaagaagacgggggCGTCTGCGCGACTCCACTGCAGACGCACAAAAAAGGCTCTCGAAGCGAGACAGACTGGACAGAGGACCGTCGATGAAGGAGAGGTCGAAACGACCATGCGTAGCAACAGACACAGACTAGACATGCAGaactggatttctccacGGCGCTCGAGAGACGAGCAGATCCAGCGGCGACGCCGTTGCCTCGGCCAGCGCGCGTCCTGCTCCCGAGCGGGGCTGGTTCTCAGCATgagctttttttctcggtgcgcgagaaagacacaagagaGCAGCGGATCGCCTTCAGGTCAACCACGGCGGTTGCGTGGAGTTGCGGCGCGCATCTGGAAGTGGATAATATTTGGAGCAGAGGAGCAACTCTGAAGGCGAGTCTTTGCAGTCTCTTTTCGCTCGCCGTTCGAGGCTGCAAGTTCacttgcttttctcttctccaaaAAAGGCTGGCACTGGAGTTATTTATCTGCCAAAGAAGGTGGATCTGTGCTCACGGTTTGTCGTCGAGCGCATCTGCGGGGCTGGCGGCTGTGGAGGCGCTCGACTTCTCCGCATGCACGACGAGGAAATGCGGCAGGAGCAgcacaagaaaaacgcggCAGACGAGAGCCGCCGCCACCCTGTTCTCCGCGCGCGGAACGCGTAGGGGACGCGAGGACTGCTGCGGTGTTTCCTGTGGGTCGCCGCGCTTCctcggcgacgcagaagcgaaagcaCAAGCCGCAGGGCagacgagaggcgaggaacgaagagaagcagaagaaggagaaagcgaggagtcAAGAGACAACAAAGTCGCGTCGCGACAGGTGGTGCGGCGCCTTTCCGCGATTTCCGGCATTGtgcggagagggagagaaacgagggtGAACGAAGCCAAGCGGACAAGAGATTCTCGTTGCTCGTAAAGAGAATTCAGGGGTGTCTGTTGGTTTCTCTGGAGCAGCAGCCAAGAGGGGGAACTTCCGGAGCtgagaggcgcagaagaagcgaccgGATTCTCTCGGAAAGATAGGATGGTGTCATGAACTCCACGAGAAAGTTGACAGGGTCTTTTGtactctcttttctccgtttttttgtctgctcttcttcgttatgcctctcttcgtctcctgccttcctcctgcctcttgcatcgcctcttctcgtctctgttcccctctccttcctgactccgttcctccccttcgcgttctcttccacctctctTTCCGgaagtctctttctctcgttcttcggcCGTCCTCCTCAGGAGGCTGGAAACGGATGGAAGCTCCTTCGcatgcaggagagaaagcggagcGTCACTGTTTCGCcgcaggaaaagaagccgcgggcagcttcttctcctgcggtccttcttcgtccacCACGCCCCAAGACGCTTCTACGAAAACGGAggtgcagacgaagaagctgtCGCCGGAAACGCCGCCGCGAAGTGGAGGGTGAAGcacagacaaagaagagacaaagaagagacgaagaagcgacgaagaagagagacagagaagtgaggacgaagaagatggaagGTCTCTCCTGACGAGGACATACCTGCTGGCTGGACCTCCCCCCCCGGCGCAGGTGCGTCGGTTCCCCTGCACCTGAGTCGCTGCCTCTCCGGCTGTCGTCCTTGAGATTtttcgcgagagagaaaagtcggaaagagaaaaatcgAGTCGAGAGCCCCAAGCCTTTGTCTTCAAACTCGCTGCACATTCCGTGGACTCTGTGGTGCCCGCGAAAAGCAGGTGAGAGCAACGAGAAGTTTCGCGCCGGCATGCGCGGCCGAGTTTgacaactgcatgcagaacttACAGAGCGTGGTGCTTCGTCGAGTCTTGAACATAAACCGTTTTCAATTCGAGCCAAGGTCTTCTTGACTCGCGACTTCACCATCGACCTGTAACTTTTTAGAGcggggggagaggagaagacctTCTGAGCACTGCGACTGCAACTGCGGCAGGCAGGTGTGACGCCTTCGACTTGTTTGTGCTGAAGAGAACtgcgagaaaacgcgcgcGCTGTCTAAAAATTCTGGAATGTTCTTTAAAGTCGACACCCAAGAAGGAGAACCACTGGAAACGCGACGCCAGCCAGCAAGGTCCTGGAGACAGCGTGTGACGCCAGGAAttgaaaaaacggaaaagcGTCTGAAAGCAAGAAGCGGACGGGGACGAACAATGCTCGATGGAGggcgtttctcttcagagACAAATGTTTTTTCTTGACGCGGCAAAGACAAAGCAAGTCCGTTGTCTTGACCGTTGTAGACGAGACaggcaacagagagacgacgcctTACACCACTCGCGCTCTTCGCTTGTTTTTAGCTcttcctgtgcatgcacccgaGAGAGTGCGATTTTGCGGGAGACTCGGACATTTTCCGACACCGAAAAAGCGTCTACAAACCTACGcactgctctcttctctttctttttttgctTTCATTTTttgtcgttttttcctctctcctgagTCATTCTCTCTGAACCTCTCTGTCACGGCCTCCTCGCGGGGGCAGGGCGGCCCTCTCTCCTGCAGAGCTGCTCAACTTTATTTTTCCCTTTCCATCTCTTGAGGTTTCCTCGCATTCTTGAGGTTTCTTCGCATTCTTCCTCAGACAAGGGGGAGGACGCACAGGAGCCTTTTCCGTGACGTATTTTTGTCCGCATGCGCTACGGtcaaaaaacgcagacagggagga
This genomic interval from Toxoplasma gondii ME49 chromosome VIIb, whole genome shotgun sequence contains the following:
- a CDS encoding hypothetical protein (encoded by transcript TGME49_263160~Predicted trans-membrane domain (TMHMM2.0):127-150) gives rise to the protein MVKSRVKKTLARIENGLCSRLDEAPRSVSSACSCQTRPRMPARNFSLLSPAFRGHHRVHGMCSEFEDKGLGLSTRFFSFRLFSLAKNLKDDSRRGSDSGAGEPTHLRRGGRSSQQVCPRQERPSIFFVLTSLSLFFVASSSLLCLFFVCASPSTSRRRFRRQLLRLHLRFRRSVLGRGGRRRTAGEEAARGFFSCGETVTLRFLSCMRRSFHPFPAS
- a CDS encoding hypothetical protein (encoded by transcript TGME49_263170), yielding MPEIAERRRTTCRDATLLSLDSSLSPSSASLRSSPLVCPAACAFASASPRKRGDPQETPQQSSRPLRVPRAENRVAAALVCRVFLVLLLPHFLVVHAEKSSASTAASPADALDDKPAPQSPPVVRWRQTPSELFITVAGAFKWPRVRFRSKGLHVEGIGSVEGGEKKKYLLDLALLREIDPTKSSFTVKSRGIEIRLEKKKQEPCWRSLGPLFSPPPPFLKREFVDRDSELCYMARIVWRGKFFWERKFADKDNTPGEQFFEDHRPTGVHPDLWNKIIRDLRRRAVDPSHAREDASLQAEIAAARKI